One genomic region from Haloterrigena gelatinilytica encodes:
- a CDS encoding HalOD1 output domain-containing protein, which yields MIIRSLSTDSPPSDSITEAVVDAVSDVERCDPLTLPPLWDVIDSEALDELFAPTRRGHPRAGRVAFDYAGYEVTVAVDVLEGEVVREAQSASRDDETPEASRTTPASQSEAAGSDDGDETISVSLEALA from the coding sequence ATGATTATCCGCTCGCTGTCGACGGACTCCCCGCCGTCCGACTCGATAACCGAAGCCGTCGTCGACGCGGTGAGCGACGTCGAACGCTGCGATCCGCTGACGCTGCCGCCGCTGTGGGACGTGATCGACTCCGAAGCGCTGGACGAATTGTTCGCACCGACCAGACGTGGTCATCCTCGCGCCGGTCGCGTCGCGTTCGACTACGCAGGGTACGAGGTCACCGTCGCGGTCGACGTTCTCGAGGGCGAAGTCGTTCGAGAGGCGCAAAGCGCCTCTCGTGATGACGAGACGCCGGAGGCGTCTCGAACCACTCCCGCGAGCCAATCGGAAGCGGCCGGTTCCGATGACGGCGACGAGACGATCAGCGTCTCGCTCGAGGCGCTCGCGTAA
- the radA gene encoding DNA repair and recombination protein RadA has protein sequence MPEADLETLPGVGPATADKLHDAGFDSFQSLAVASPSELSNTADVGESTASDIVRAARDAADIGGFETGSTVLERRNEIGKLSWHIDEVDDLLGGGIETQSITEVYGEFGAGKSQVTHQMAVNVQLPKEVGGLHGCAIFVDSEDTFRPERIDDMVRGLPDEAINATLEDREIEGSADDEAAVDELVEDVLDKIHVAKAFNSNHQMLLAEKAKELAGEHEDSEYPVRLLCVDSLTAHFRAEYVGRGELADRQQKLNKHLHDLDKVGNLYNTAVIVTNQVASNPDSFFGDPTQPIGGNILGHKSTFRIYLRKSKGDKRIVRLVDAPNLADGEAVMRVQDEGLKPE, from the coding sequence ATGCCTGAAGCAGACCTCGAGACGCTCCCCGGCGTCGGACCGGCAACCGCAGACAAGCTCCACGACGCTGGCTTCGATTCCTTCCAGAGTCTCGCCGTCGCCTCGCCCTCGGAACTGTCGAACACGGCGGACGTCGGCGAGTCCACCGCGTCCGACATCGTCCGCGCCGCCCGCGACGCGGCCGACATCGGCGGCTTCGAGACCGGCTCGACCGTCCTCGAGCGACGAAACGAGATCGGCAAACTGAGCTGGCACATCGACGAGGTCGACGACCTCCTCGGCGGCGGCATCGAGACCCAGTCGATCACCGAAGTCTACGGTGAGTTCGGGGCCGGCAAGTCCCAGGTCACCCACCAGATGGCGGTCAACGTCCAGCTACCCAAGGAGGTCGGCGGCCTCCACGGCTGTGCGATCTTCGTGGACAGCGAGGACACGTTCCGCCCCGAGCGAATCGACGACATGGTCCGCGGCCTGCCCGACGAGGCCATCAACGCGACGCTCGAGGACCGCGAGATCGAGGGCTCGGCCGACGACGAGGCCGCCGTCGACGAACTCGTCGAGGACGTCCTCGACAAGATCCACGTCGCGAAGGCGTTCAACTCCAACCACCAGATGCTGCTGGCCGAGAAGGCCAAGGAACTCGCGGGCGAGCACGAGGACTCGGAGTACCCCGTCCGCCTGCTCTGCGTCGACTCGCTGACCGCCCACTTCCGCGCCGAGTACGTCGGCCGCGGTGAACTCGCGGACCGACAGCAGAAGCTCAACAAGCACCTCCACGACTTAGACAAGGTCGGCAACCTCTACAACACCGCCGTCATCGTCACGAACCAGGTCGCCTCGAACCCCGACTCGTTCTTCGGCGACCCGACCCAGCCGATCGGTGGCAACATCCTCGGTCACAAGTCCACGTTCCGCATCTACCTCCGCAAGTCCAAGGGCGACAAGCGGATCGTCCGCCTGGTCGACGCGCCGAACCTCGCCGACGGCGAGGCCGTCATGCGCGTCCAGGACGAAGGCCTGAAGCCGGAATAA
- a CDS encoding outer membrane protein assembly factor BamB family protein, translated as MSDWNQFKGDPHRSGVRRDAAGPDRVTKAWTADLAGPPESPVLDRDTVFVGTRRGDCYAFERETGRRRWTVETEGEVKTAPVVGRDGLYLAVGDGIVRALDPGTGEQRWETELAGALESPLALSDGLLYAGHAAGLSALEAETGTRVWTHETETAVAGAPAVDRAADRERREWGADPDETEIDLLSLDDAEMDEGVVDRDRVYVGTDAGTVIALEADTGEKLWNAPTSGAIVDGPTVADGRVYVADEDGTLVAFHADTGQSWFTYEIRDAFTSSPTVLPAADATFAGAADGYLHVTDTTFGRRKLRGWLFSKQGVALDGPVRSSPVVAGDVLCIGDATGSLYGVDVSGDAEDCDLDWFVDLERGVAGTPALAADALFVGTDDGRLHRLEWESDRSTP; from the coding sequence GTGAGCGACTGGAACCAGTTCAAGGGCGACCCGCACCGTTCGGGCGTCCGTCGCGACGCAGCGGGACCGGACCGCGTCACGAAAGCCTGGACGGCCGACCTCGCCGGCCCGCCGGAGTCGCCGGTTCTCGACCGGGACACCGTCTTCGTCGGCACGCGGCGGGGCGACTGCTACGCTTTCGAGCGCGAGACCGGCCGCCGTCGCTGGACGGTCGAGACCGAAGGCGAAGTGAAGACGGCGCCGGTCGTCGGACGCGACGGCCTCTACCTCGCCGTCGGCGACGGGATCGTTCGCGCGCTCGACCCCGGGACAGGCGAGCAGCGCTGGGAAACCGAACTCGCGGGCGCGCTCGAGTCGCCGCTCGCGCTGTCCGACGGCCTGCTCTACGCCGGCCACGCGGCCGGCCTCTCGGCGCTCGAGGCCGAGACGGGCACCCGCGTCTGGACCCACGAGACCGAGACCGCGGTCGCCGGCGCGCCGGCGGTCGACCGCGCCGCGGACCGGGAGCGACGGGAGTGGGGAGCGGACCCCGACGAAACGGAGATCGACCTGCTGTCGCTCGACGACGCCGAGATGGACGAGGGGGTGGTCGACCGGGATCGAGTCTACGTCGGCACCGACGCCGGGACGGTGATCGCGCTCGAGGCTGACACGGGCGAGAAACTGTGGAACGCACCGACCAGCGGCGCGATCGTCGACGGGCCGACGGTCGCCGACGGACGGGTGTACGTCGCCGACGAGGACGGCACGCTGGTCGCGTTCCACGCCGACACCGGGCAGTCGTGGTTCACCTACGAGATCCGGGACGCGTTCACGTCGTCCCCGACCGTCCTCCCCGCGGCCGACGCGACGTTCGCCGGCGCCGCCGACGGCTACCTCCACGTCACCGACACCACCTTCGGCCGGCGCAAACTGCGGGGGTGGCTGTTCTCGAAGCAGGGCGTCGCCCTCGACGGCCCGGTTCGCTCGAGTCCCGTCGTCGCCGGCGACGTGCTCTGTATCGGCGACGCCACCGGCTCGCTGTACGGCGTCGACGTCTCCGGCGACGCCGAGGACTGCGATCTGGACTGGTTCGTCGACCTCGAACGCGGGGTCGCGGGAACGCCCGCGCTCGCCGCCGACGCGCTGTTCGTCGGAACCGACGACGGTCGGCTCCACCGCCTCGAGTGGGAGTCCGATCGGTCGACGCCGTGA
- a CDS encoding sensor histidine kinase — MRGVSNPLAGRLLVAAGFVLSVFHLTTLVDLRGASARALVAVTPFLLSLGLVAVGVPLARGRLFSARFAGRILAWTCAGVLALSALGAWLFAATVAGRVSLLNPLAAMVNVATVGALVGLLVGIYDVRGLERQQSIEQLNRINDTLRIATRELVDKTERAELEQAVCDQLSESDPYEAVWIGRYDEGDAHVRPAAWSGFDDEYFESLEVSVDDSPTGTGAGGRAIKTRELQSVPNVFEDPTMEPWWDQMESHGVESLAVVPIDHGDTVYGFFSIYADRRNVFGDHEREVLAELGETIGHAIASIDTRERLAERERELARQNERLDAFAGVVSHDLRNPLNVVAGNLELALEEHDDDSLHQAADALTRMDALIGDLLTLARQGKLVDDCTRVPFRPVVEAAWSTVGTSAAALRIDGDLGVISCDRDRLQQLLENLFRNSLEHGTTNGRPAADEGAERTASADPAVTVTVRRTDEGFVVEDDGPGIPAASRQSVFEMGYTTSDSGTGFGLNIVRSIAEAHGWNVSVGESPSGGVRFEFTGLESTELESASS; from the coding sequence ATGAGAGGTGTTTCCAACCCGCTCGCGGGCCGGCTCCTCGTCGCTGCAGGGTTCGTTCTCTCGGTGTTCCACCTGACCACCCTCGTCGACCTGCGGGGGGCGTCGGCGCGGGCGCTCGTCGCGGTGACCCCCTTCCTGCTGTCTCTCGGACTGGTCGCCGTCGGCGTCCCGCTCGCTCGAGGCCGGCTGTTCTCCGCGCGGTTCGCCGGGCGGATACTGGCGTGGACCTGCGCGGGCGTGCTGGCGCTCTCGGCGCTTGGCGCGTGGCTGTTCGCCGCGACCGTCGCCGGCAGGGTCTCGCTTTTGAACCCGCTCGCGGCGATGGTCAACGTCGCGACCGTCGGCGCGCTCGTCGGCCTGCTGGTCGGTATCTACGACGTCCGGGGGCTGGAGCGCCAGCAGTCGATCGAACAGTTAAATCGGATCAACGACACGCTTCGGATCGCGACGCGGGAGCTGGTGGACAAGACGGAGCGGGCGGAACTCGAGCAGGCGGTTTGTGACCAACTGAGCGAATCCGATCCCTACGAGGCCGTCTGGATCGGCCGGTACGACGAGGGCGACGCCCACGTTCGCCCCGCGGCGTGGTCCGGGTTCGACGACGAGTACTTCGAGTCGCTCGAGGTTTCGGTCGACGACAGCCCGACCGGAACCGGCGCCGGCGGGCGCGCGATCAAGACTCGCGAACTTCAGTCCGTGCCGAACGTGTTCGAGGATCCGACGATGGAGCCGTGGTGGGACCAGATGGAGAGCCACGGCGTCGAGTCGCTCGCGGTCGTCCCGATCGATCACGGCGACACCGTCTACGGGTTCTTCAGCATCTACGCGGACCGCCGGAACGTGTTCGGCGACCACGAGCGGGAGGTGCTCGCGGAACTCGGGGAGACGATCGGTCACGCCATCGCCTCGATCGACACGCGCGAGCGCCTCGCGGAACGCGAGCGCGAACTGGCCCGGCAGAACGAGCGGCTGGACGCGTTCGCCGGCGTCGTCTCCCACGACCTCCGAAACCCGCTGAACGTCGTGGCGGGCAACCTCGAGCTCGCGCTCGAGGAGCACGACGACGACTCCCTCCATCAGGCCGCGGATGCGCTAACCCGGATGGACGCCCTCATCGGCGATCTGTTGACGCTCGCGCGACAGGGCAAGCTGGTCGACGACTGCACGCGCGTCCCGTTTCGTCCCGTCGTCGAGGCGGCGTGGTCGACGGTCGGGACGTCCGCGGCGGCGCTCCGGATCGACGGCGACCTCGGCGTCATCTCCTGCGACCGAGACCGACTGCAGCAGCTCCTCGAGAACCTGTTTCGAAACTCCCTGGAGCACGGCACGACGAACGGCCGGCCCGCGGCCGACGAGGGCGCGGAACGCACGGCGAGCGCCGACCCGGCGGTGACCGTGACCGTCCGCCGGACGGACGAGGGGTTCGTCGTCGAAGACGACGGCCCCGGAATCCCGGCCGCGAGTCGCCAGTCGGTGTTCGAAATGGGGTACACGACGAGCGATTCGGGTACCGGGTTCGGACTCAACATCGTCCGAAGCATCGCCGAGGCCCACGGCTGGAACGTCTCGGTCGGCGAGAGCCCTTCGGGGGGCGTCCGCTTCGAGTTCACCGGTCTCGAGTCGACCGAGTTGGAGTCCGCCTCCTCCTGA
- the pspAB gene encoding PspA-associated protein PspAB — MGLLDGLRSVLGLRAETDARRDADPEDLFGMSTAYMTMEADLGYESADVGALCFSGVDSASFRDAVDEVEAILEAGREETGTEFSVTSDDHGYHWVVLRDDDPEDLITSMHFAADTFIERGYGSRLLAAVFAYEKGDAALRHRDGGGEAAEVTEPAYWIYSFRRGRFYPFAPRSGRERDSSAEFKLESTLDGELEIERDKEYWYPLWPSEGGTHPWE; from the coding sequence ATGGGACTACTCGACGGACTCCGCTCCGTGCTCGGCTTGCGCGCCGAGACCGACGCCAGACGCGACGCCGACCCCGAGGACCTGTTCGGGATGAGCACCGCCTACATGACGATGGAGGCCGATCTGGGCTACGAGTCGGCCGACGTCGGCGCACTCTGTTTCTCCGGCGTCGACTCGGCGAGCTTTCGCGACGCCGTCGACGAGGTCGAGGCCATCCTCGAGGCCGGCCGCGAGGAGACCGGCACCGAGTTCTCGGTCACCAGCGACGACCACGGCTACCACTGGGTCGTCCTCCGAGACGACGACCCGGAGGACCTCATCACGAGCATGCACTTCGCCGCGGACACGTTCATCGAACGCGGCTACGGCTCGCGGCTGCTCGCGGCGGTGTTCGCCTACGAGAAGGGCGATGCCGCTTTGCGGCATCGAGACGGAGGCGGCGAAGCCGCCGAAGTGACGGAGCCCGCCTACTGGATCTACTCGTTCCGCCGCGGCCGATTCTATCCGTTCGCCCCCCGCTCGGGCCGGGAGCGCGACTCGAGCGCGGAGTTCAAACTCGAGTCGACACTGGACGGCGAACTCGAGATCGAACGCGACAAGGAGTACTGGTATCCGCTCTGGCCCAGCGAGGGCGGGACCCACCCTTGGGAGTGA
- a CDS encoding metal-dependent hydrolase — protein MVEPIGHVAMALLFAVPAWLLWGRRPAVTFAVLTQATALLPDVDLFLREHFVHPLLQHHGITHTVPFMLAVGVVFGVGAAYALTPVLNANRLIHSDSITPGTTFVFTTAAFWAGGLSHIGVDLLSAEPDAGIAPLWPLYRDEVVLNIVAYDSTPVNLGLIVIALVVHVALYRAERYPYETRWRVG, from the coding sequence ATGGTCGAACCGATCGGTCACGTCGCGATGGCCCTCCTCTTCGCGGTCCCAGCGTGGCTCCTGTGGGGGCGCCGTCCCGCGGTCACCTTCGCCGTCCTGACGCAGGCGACGGCGCTGCTCCCCGACGTCGATCTCTTCCTCCGAGAGCACTTCGTGCACCCGTTGCTCCAGCACCACGGGATCACCCACACGGTGCCGTTCATGCTGGCCGTGGGCGTCGTCTTCGGCGTCGGCGCCGCGTACGCGTTGACGCCCGTCCTGAACGCCAATCGGCTGATCCACAGCGACTCGATCACCCCGGGGACGACGTTCGTGTTCACGACGGCGGCGTTCTGGGCCGGCGGGCTCAGCCACATCGGGGTTGATCTGCTCTCGGCCGAACCGGACGCGGGGATCGCACCCCTCTGGCCGCTGTACCGCGACGAGGTCGTCCTCAATATCGTCGCCTACGACTCGACGCCGGTGAACCTCGGATTGATCGTCATCGCGCTCGTCGTTCACGTCGCCCTCTACCGCGCCGAGCGGTATCCCTACGAGACGCGGTGGCGCGTCGGCTGA
- the htpX gene encoding zinc metalloprotease HtpX: MNWQADWGLRFRMFLTMFLLFALYIVFAGVIAAYMGSFVVFVVLFGGMSLVQYYFSDTLTLRSMGAKTVSADEYPELHASIERLSQQADLPKPKVAVVDSEVPNAFATGRNQKNAAVCVTTGIMRTLDRDELDGVLAHELAHVKNRDMMVMTIASFLSTIAFMIVRWGAFFGGGHGRGRQGGGGGIVVAILVSLVVWIISYLLIRALSRYREYAADRGAAAITGNPSALASALLKISGEMDKVPKEDMREEAEMNAFFIIPIKSGVVGRLFSTHPPTEKRVEQLRSLERELAA; this comes from the coding sequence ATGAACTGGCAGGCGGACTGGGGATTACGCTTCCGGATGTTCCTGACGATGTTTCTGCTGTTCGCGCTGTACATCGTCTTCGCGGGCGTAATCGCCGCGTACATGGGTAGTTTCGTCGTCTTCGTCGTCCTGTTCGGCGGGATGTCGCTGGTCCAGTACTACTTCAGCGACACGCTCACGTTGCGGAGCATGGGTGCGAAGACGGTCTCGGCCGACGAGTATCCCGAACTGCACGCGTCGATCGAGCGGCTCTCGCAGCAGGCCGACCTCCCGAAACCGAAGGTCGCGGTCGTCGACTCCGAGGTGCCGAACGCCTTCGCGACCGGCCGCAACCAGAAGAACGCGGCCGTCTGCGTGACGACGGGGATCATGCGCACGCTCGATCGGGACGAACTCGACGGCGTGCTCGCCCACGAACTCGCCCACGTCAAGAACCGGGACATGATGGTGATGACCATCGCCTCGTTCCTCTCGACCATCGCGTTCATGATCGTCCGCTGGGGCGCGTTCTTCGGCGGCGGTCACGGCCGCGGCCGGCAGGGCGGGGGCGGCGGCATCGTCGTCGCTATCCTCGTCTCGCTGGTCGTCTGGATCATCAGCTACCTGCTCATCCGGGCGCTCTCGCGGTACCGCGAGTACGCCGCCGACCGCGGCGCGGCCGCCATCACCGGCAACCCCTCCGCGCTCGCCTCGGCGCTGCTGAAGATCTCCGGCGAGATGGACAAGGTGCCGAAGGAGGACATGCGCGAGGAGGCCGAGATGAACGCCTTCTTCATCATCCCGATCAAGTCCGGCGTCGTCGGCCGCCTCTTCAGCACCCACCCGCCGACCGAGAAGCGCGTCGAACAGCTCCGCTCGCTCGAGCGCGAACTCGCCGCGTAA
- a CDS encoding creatininase family protein codes for MSAPSSVRLEERTWPEVETALENGRRTAIVAVGSIEQHGPHLPLNMDALDGDELSRRIAEELGDALAAPTIRPGCSGHHMEFPGTITVPPETLMDLIRAYCRSLDDHGFEHVVLVPTHGGNFAPVSTVAPDIAREIDANVIALADLDDHMALLNEGLRDAGIDYQEDVIHAGAAETAMILAIDEGSVRTDRLEAGPEGSISTARLLSEGFESITENGVLGDPDEATAEAGEAIFDAVTDAYVERIEAERDAVR; via the coding sequence ATGTCTGCCCCCAGTTCGGTTCGCCTCGAGGAGCGTACCTGGCCGGAAGTCGAAACGGCGCTCGAGAACGGACGACGAACGGCGATCGTGGCGGTCGGTTCGATCGAGCAGCACGGACCCCACCTGCCGCTGAACATGGACGCGTTGGACGGCGACGAGCTCTCGCGGCGCATCGCCGAAGAACTCGGTGACGCGCTGGCCGCGCCGACGATTCGTCCCGGGTGCTCCGGCCACCACATGGAGTTTCCGGGCACGATCACGGTCCCGCCGGAGACGCTGATGGATCTGATCCGCGCCTACTGCCGCTCCCTGGACGACCACGGGTTCGAGCACGTCGTCCTCGTGCCGACCCACGGCGGGAACTTCGCGCCGGTCTCGACCGTCGCGCCCGACATCGCCCGCGAGATCGACGCGAACGTGATCGCGCTCGCGGACCTCGACGACCACATGGCCCTGTTGAACGAGGGGCTCCGCGACGCCGGGATCGACTACCAGGAGGACGTCATCCACGCCGGGGCCGCCGAAACAGCCATGATCCTCGCGATCGACGAGGGATCGGTCCGGACGGATCGGCTCGAGGCGGGGCCGGAGGGATCGATCTCCACCGCGCGCTTGCTCAGCGAGGGGTTCGAATCGATCACCGAAAACGGCGTGTTGGGCGATCCCGACGAAGCGACCGCCGAGGCCGGCGAGGCGATTTTCGACGCCGTCACCGACGCCTACGTCGAGCGGATCGAGGCCGAACGCGACGCGGTTCGATGA
- a CDS encoding outer membrane protein assembly factor BamB family protein, whose product MVERERRRVLQYAGLAIAGGSLTTSAAAAGEGDEPASIGEAAGWSSVGGNPGNNAAIPESGPEAPVTVAWEYDHGGPTAVVDGTVYLTTGGEVHALDAADGSVEWKTDDIGASGTPAVTDEAVYVGGGRLAKIERDGTLCCQANFGSDEAIPSPVVADGLVLVVTDGTLYAADARDLTVQWRFDPADGTLYEQPVAVGGGAVFATSESRLFARELADGSERWTDDDPAGTDEYSRFTAPTDRQVSHPVATDDVVVVGSVDSTPDAVWWNGYTSIYGAETGVKHTNSERAPTTPGPITDEQFFARTMHDLYGFDRETGGKSWETPYNMYHVSSAVVTDGIVYASATINGDAYGPEDMPEPETGVYAFDENGEVAWAIGTDERPTLALADGTIYASGETLRAIRSEADEAGDESDGDESDGEGDTGDDDPEGDGGDAEDSSEGANGDEEAAESDDGPTNETGQNSGSDDVDGGNGTNEEGSASEGSTGTTDGSNGDDASGDGNDTATEDDGDGMPGFTAGAGIAGGALSVEWLRRRETDEGSEAADERNS is encoded by the coding sequence ATGGTCGAACGCGAAAGACGACGAGTGCTGCAGTACGCGGGACTCGCGATCGCAGGTGGATCGCTCACGACTAGCGCCGCGGCTGCCGGAGAGGGGGACGAACCGGCGTCGATCGGAGAAGCCGCCGGCTGGTCGTCGGTGGGCGGCAACCCGGGGAACAACGCCGCCATTCCCGAGAGCGGGCCGGAAGCGCCGGTCACCGTCGCCTGGGAGTACGATCACGGCGGCCCGACCGCGGTCGTCGACGGCACGGTCTATCTGACGACCGGCGGCGAAGTTCACGCGCTCGACGCCGCCGACGGCTCGGTCGAATGGAAGACCGACGATATCGGCGCGAGCGGGACGCCCGCGGTAACGGACGAGGCGGTGTACGTCGGCGGCGGACGCCTGGCGAAGATCGAACGCGACGGCACGCTCTGTTGTCAGGCCAACTTCGGCTCCGACGAGGCGATTCCGTCGCCCGTCGTCGCGGACGGGCTCGTCCTCGTCGTCACGGACGGGACGCTCTACGCCGCCGACGCTCGCGACCTCACGGTCCAGTGGCGGTTCGACCCGGCCGACGGAACGCTGTACGAACAGCCGGTCGCCGTCGGCGGCGGCGCGGTGTTCGCCACGAGCGAGTCGCGGCTGTTCGCTCGCGAACTCGCGGACGGATCCGAGCGCTGGACCGACGACGACCCGGCGGGAACGGACGAGTACAGTCGCTTTACGGCGCCCACCGACAGGCAGGTCAGTCACCCCGTCGCGACAGACGACGTCGTCGTCGTCGGCAGCGTGGACTCGACGCCGGATGCGGTATGGTGGAACGGCTACACGTCGATCTACGGCGCGGAAACCGGCGTGAAACACACGAACAGCGAACGGGCGCCGACCACGCCCGGACCGATCACCGACGAGCAGTTCTTCGCCCGAACGATGCACGATCTGTACGGGTTCGACCGGGAGACCGGCGGGAAGAGCTGGGAGACGCCGTACAACATGTACCACGTTTCGTCCGCGGTCGTCACCGACGGGATCGTCTACGCGAGCGCGACGATCAACGGAGATGCCTACGGGCCGGAGGACATGCCCGAACCCGAGACCGGCGTCTACGCCTTCGACGAGAACGGCGAGGTCGCGTGGGCGATCGGCACCGACGAACGGCCGACTCTGGCGCTGGCCGACGGAACGATTTACGCCAGCGGTGAGACGCTGCGCGCGATCCGATCCGAAGCGGACGAGGCCGGCGACGAGTCAGACGGCGACGAGTCGGACGGCGAGGGCGACACCGGTGACGACGATCCGGAAGGCGACGGCGGCGACGCCGAAGACAGCAGTGAGGGAGCGAACGGCGACGAGGAAGCGGCGGAATCCGACGACGGACCGACGAACGAAACCGGACAAAACTCCGGTTCTGACGACGTAGACGGCGGAAACGGGACGAACGAGGAGGGCTCCGCATCCGAGGGGTCCACCGGCACGACCGACGGATCGAACGGCGACGACGCGAGCGGTGACGGCAACGATACCGCTACCGAGGACGACGGCGACGGCATGCCGGGATTCACCGCGGGAGCGGGGATCGCCGGCGGCGCGCTCTCGGTCGAGTGGCTCCGCCGACGCGAAACCGACGAGGGGTCGGAGGCCGCCGACGAGCGGAACTCGTAG
- a CDS encoding 60S ribosomal export protein NMD3, whose product MSESRAFCPRCGDPVPERSAADADDETAADPLRPGAEVELCDSCYFESFDFVDAPDRIDVRVCAQCGAVYRGNRWVDVGAQDYTDIAIEEVSEALAVHVDVEDVAWQVEPEQIDENTIRMHCYFTGVVRGTPVEEQVMVPVKIARQTCLRCGRIAGDYYASIVQIRAEDRTPTAEETDRAKEIANTVVADMEATGDRNAFVTEMGEVDEGLNIKVSTNKIGKKISNKMVEEFGGTVNDAETLVTEDEDGNEVYRVTFAVRLPPYTPGDVIDLADDDGGPVIVRSARGNLKGVRATTGERYEAGYEEGNAPDARKLGDLEDAVETTVVTVEDENAVQVLDPETYQATTVSRPDYFDPEAETVPVLKSRAGLHILPDPDPETGDEADDPGHYDPYATRGEDDV is encoded by the coding sequence ATGAGTGAGTCGCGTGCGTTCTGTCCCCGGTGCGGGGATCCCGTTCCGGAGCGATCGGCAGCCGACGCGGACGACGAAACCGCCGCGGATCCGCTCCGGCCGGGCGCGGAGGTCGAACTCTGCGATTCGTGTTACTTCGAGAGCTTCGACTTCGTGGACGCGCCGGATCGGATCGACGTCCGGGTCTGCGCCCAGTGCGGGGCGGTCTACCGCGGGAACCGGTGGGTCGACGTCGGCGCGCAGGATTACACCGACATCGCCATCGAGGAGGTCAGCGAGGCGCTGGCCGTCCACGTCGACGTCGAGGACGTCGCCTGGCAGGTCGAGCCCGAACAGATCGACGAGAACACCATCCGGATGCACTGTTACTTCACGGGCGTCGTCCGCGGAACGCCCGTCGAGGAACAGGTGATGGTCCCCGTCAAGATCGCCCGCCAGACCTGCCTGCGCTGCGGGCGGATCGCCGGCGACTACTACGCCAGTATCGTCCAGATCCGCGCCGAGGATCGGACGCCGACGGCCGAAGAGACGGATCGCGCGAAGGAGATCGCCAACACCGTCGTCGCCGACATGGAGGCGACCGGCGACCGCAACGCCTTCGTCACCGAGATGGGTGAGGTCGACGAGGGGCTGAACATCAAGGTCTCGACCAACAAGATCGGCAAGAAGATCTCGAACAAGATGGTCGAGGAGTTCGGCGGCACCGTCAACGACGCCGAGACGCTCGTGACGGAGGACGAGGACGGCAACGAGGTCTACCGGGTCACCTTCGCCGTCCGCCTGCCGCCCTACACCCCCGGCGACGTCATCGACCTCGCCGACGACGACGGCGGGCCCGTGATCGTCCGCAGCGCCCGCGGCAACCTCAAGGGCGTCCGCGCGACGACCGGCGAGCGCTACGAGGCCGGCTACGAGGAGGGGAACGCGCCCGACGCCCGGAAACTCGGCGACCTCGAGGACGCCGTCGAGACCACGGTCGTCACCGTCGAGGACGAGAACGCCGTGCAGGTGCTCGATCCCGAGACCTACCAGGCGACGACCGTCTCCCGGCCGGACTACTTCGATCCCGAGGCCGAAACGGTGCCCGTCCTGAAGAGCCGCGCCGGGCTGCACATCTTGCCCGATCCCGACCCCGAGACGGGCGACGAGGCGGACGACCCCGGCCACTACGATCCGTACGCGACCCGCGGCGAGGACGATGTCTGA